ACTCTGGTTGTtatttgtattgttgttgttgttgttggagcTGCCGCCTGGAGCATCACGTCGTGTTATGGGTATAGCTGCTCGTTGATCTTCCATGCGTCCACTTTGAACTTTCATAATGAGCGAAAAGAAATCTTCATCGGGTACGGTTGTGCCACGGCCACCACTAGGCCTATTGCGATTTTGAGTTTCAGCATCAATGAGTAAATTTGATCGGGGCAATTCAGAACGTTGTTCTTCCAGCCGAGAACTTTGGCAACGCATTAACATGTCGAGGAAAGCATCATCAACTTGTTCCGTAGTTGTAGCACTACGTGAGAGTGGTGGATGTGCTGCATTTCCTGCTGCTGGGCCTTTGGTGCTGGTTGCATTTGCTGCTGCAGCGGATTTTAGCCCGGGAAGGCAATTGGCACCATTTGTTGTGGATGTTTCATTTATGGGAAAACCTGAATTTGTTTGTATCGAGTTGTGTTGCTGCAGAGGTTTGCGTGTAGCTCCAGTGGCCGCCGAGCCGGCTGTGACAGAAGCATTAGTTGGACCTATAgggtttttgttgatttttattgaACAACGTTGATCGTCCATGCGTTTGGATTGTGATCTGGACAGTAATTCAAAGAAATCATCATCTTGAGCTTTAATTGGACGTACTTTGGCATCTTGCTTTTGAGCGCGTTTACCATCAGGTGTGATTTTTATCAAATCCAACTGTTCCATGCTTTGGCGACGGACGCGtatctaaaaaaaagtataaaataaaaacattcttCAATTACAGTTCTTTTAAGAAGTAATTAACTAACTAACCATTCTGCCTTGAGAGTTCTCCGAATCAATGGACTGAGCATCACTACCTTGCGATAGATCCGTATTACTTGAGTGTTCATCACCGTCAACCGGTGAGGGAGCCCCCTCTGGCAGTCCTAGTAATTTGCGTAAATCGCTAATATTCACCCGAGCCGTACTCTCACCCACAGGATCATGCAATTCTTTGGCCAGATGTAAATGAGTTTCAGCAAACTGCAGAGCTTTATCATGATTCCCTATGGCCGAGTAGGCATTGCCCAAAGACCAACAAGCGCGAGCCTCACCCACACGATCGCCCAATTCCTTGGCGATTTCAAAATGCCGTTTATGATAATCAATGGCAGTTTCGAACTCGCGCAGCAGCGTGTAGGTGTTGCCTAAACTATAACATGATTGTGCCTCTACTTCACGTTCACCCAGTTCAATGGCCAAACTTAAGGTGCGTTTGTAATGATCAGCGGCTTCTTCGAATTGCCCCAGGAATATGTGGGAATTACCCAAATTACTATTGGCTCTACGTTCGGCAGCTTTGTCTCCGAACTCTCTAGCAATGCGTAAACGTTCCTGATGATGCTCTATGGCTGCCTGAAAATCACCTGTTGCATATGAAtgttgaattaaatttaattaaacacaagcaatttattttgtttcacgTTTCTTTTCTTACCCAACAAATAATACGTATTTCCCAAATTGCCACAAGCTCTACCTTGAGCTCCACGATCTCCCAATTCACGCAtcaattttagattttcctGATAATATTCCACCGCCTTTGATAAAGCTTCTTTGACATCTTCTCCAAAATCACCGGGGTTACGTTGACCCATATGCTTGCCTTTGGCATGATACACATTGCCCAAATTGTATAGGGCTCGACCCTCGGACAGTTTGTCACCCAATTGTCGGGCCAATGTTAAATGGCGATCACAACACATGACAGCCTCATCAAAGCGTCCCATTACCTTAAAGGTATTACCCAGATTACCTGATGATTTGGCTTCACCCAGTTTGTCGTTCATGGAACGTGCCAAAGTCAAATCCAATTTGTGATACTGCATGGCCTTCGAATAGTCGCCCAAATAAAAGTAGGCGTTGCCCAATTGTGAATATATTGCACTCAAGGTGCGAAGGTCATCGGTAGTAGCTCTTATGGCTGCCAGAAAAAATGCCACACCTGACCGACAGTCACCAGCCTTGCACAAACGTTCGCCCTCCAGAGCCAATTCCAAGCACATGCTGGAACCAGCACCATCTTGGGAGTTTGAATCAACTCCGCTTACTCCGCCGGCAGCTGTACTGCCACCACCGACCGTTCCTGAGGAGACATTTTCAGCCGATGCTGATAACGAAGACATACTTTTGTCCTATATTTTTCCACACTAATACAATCGAATTCTTGGCAAAATATCTATGATTAGCAAAGAAAATAccaataaacacaaaaaaagcaaaaacaaaaacaataaaagaaaaattgtcagGGAGGTGCTATTGGATTTTTTTCTTCTCTATTAATTAACACTTCTAAAATTAAATGGTTTGAAATTTTACACTATAGTCTAGCTAATATCTAGCGATATAAATTTCCGTGTATTGTTCCCCGTATATTTCAGCAAACTTTGTGTTaaaacgaaattaaaaaaaattgtgcatTAAATGAATcacaaataaatgttaaaagagaaaaaacaaacactaGAAAAATCTCACCACTCATTAAGGGTGAGTTCaacaatttgttgttgtgttgCCATTCCAAAACTCACACACACAGACAGTCAGTCAGTCTGGGACagaaaaatacaacactgttgcTGACACAGTGGGTGGACATAACACAAAACAACTGTTAAACACATTAATGTTAACTTACCTTATTATGTTATCCACATTATGTTGCTCCAGATAGCTTTACATtctgtaaattataaattttaacaacttttttatttatttacaatatactGACTGGTACTGCAACTAGTAgtcactatttatatacaccaTTTTTGATTTTCAGTATGGTCTAGCGGATCAATCCTCAATTTAGCTTTATACAATACTATTTTAAGGCAAATGTGGTGTACAGATGCATTTTtgattgtgttttttgtttgtttcttgttttattGATGAGAAAAACGCATGCTATCGTCTATTCTAGACTTTCGAACACttgacttatagaaccctaaaaACAAACTTGTTCACAATAACTTTAACATAAATCAACAGCCTGTATTTTAGTAATTATTTTGTGTTGATAGGCCTCTtgattataataaaaacgttAAATTGTTTGCCTTCTCTctatttaatgaattaatttattatgttATTATGTCTCAATcaacagaattccattccgatcgaaagtggaattaattctgCATTTTGCTTCTATAAAACAAGAAAACTATCAGTTTTctaagtggaattgatattatgtagtttgtaatttttaaataattttgttaccaataacttgaatttattttaatatacaaaacattagaggtattcacaatgtagagtacttggcctggtaatgtagtaaaagagcacaatatcaaaaaaataaatacaaaatacattacaaattgaaatgtttgtcaatgaATAGattttctgcttttttactagaccaagtactctacattgtgaataccgctattgacaaattaaatttagaaatacagaattatatACTATTTTGGGAATTGACAACGGATactgaagtaaaaaaaaatcgatcggAGTAataactacggaattgaaaacATTCAAAGGAAATGTGTGACAGATGTGTGTAtacagaaaaaatgtttttagcgaagccggtgttcCAAACACCCCAGAGTTTAAGTCCCTACGCCTGGCCGAAAGtctgtaaaacgaaaataatgaatattaacagaaaaataaGTATGAAAATATGAACTGTTATGGGATCTAGTTCAGTTGTGACTGTCAaattcaatatataaaaataattagaagtgataatgtcatattgtcataatgtcctaatatttcacgaatCGGCGgatcggcttaaccgactcttaggcattcagcgcaggtctctgctggttggttacgataataaaataaacatagcatacatagtagtattattttaggaaattttttgcttgaaagtcaataacaacatttttaaaccattgtgaaatattaggacattatgacaatatgacatgataggataccttgtgaattgaccaattgttaaATATGCGTACGCAGGATCGAATACACAACAGGGTGACACAAAACCATATATTTCTAGGCATTTGAGATAAACATGCTTTGCTGTACAGAATTTTTTTggggaaacataaaaaataagcgTGATTGGGTCCATTATTTGTTGTGAACGCCATAAAcatgttgttttttattaaaaataaaattgtttccaTTAAAAACGCACAATTCggaattatttttacattaaacaACCTTGCTACACTTTCTTAATGTGTTGTAAAGAAAACACAACTCTGATTTGATACTATTTCATAGCAActctgttctttttttttgggcaGGAGGAAAAAAATGGTGACCTATCTTTCTCTGTTGTAGGTAACTCTGGCTATTCTGAAGCTCTTTAATTCgccattattttataaaacgcagaaaattaaaagaattttaatcatttaattttaatgaaaatttttaaaatttatgaaaaagtttttccaCAAGTGCGtgcaacatttttcaaaaggtaTTCTGCCAAGAATTGCCGGATTTCtaagtaaaaaaatcaattgaaaaaattttgtgtgtgtgtctCTCTCCTagtaagaaaaagaaaaaaacgaaaCGAAAAAAGAGTGTAGTGAAAAAATGCGAATTTATTTCAGCAGTAAAAGGCTGGATTTcgcaaaaaagaaataaaaaatattgtatatcattgaaaactaaatgaatagaaattttatacgaaaaatAATCTGGAATtcaaaagaaattacaaaattggaaaaaactatagatatataagaaaaaaagaggaaaaagtaaaaaaagaaaaacaattatcTATACGGCTGACCTAAGGTGTCAATTCTATTCGTGAAAAAtcttattcataattttttttttcttcttttcccCTTCGTCACAATTGAATAGATGTGAAGAACTAAGGaagaagaaaatatataaaaatcgattttcctGATGTCTCATTTTATTTCATGAAATTTGATAtaagaaaatcttttttaaattatttttattgtttgccaaataattaaaaacaattcatttcattgttttttttctgttttaattttggttttgagaaaaaaaaagaattgataatggtttgtttatttgttaatgaaaaaatgtgtaatatttaaatcatctaatctaatatttaatataaacagatcgatcatcaaaaaaattaaataccaaatcaaatcaaatactACTTTAAATACGACAATTTTTGAGTGTGTGCCGTCAGCAGCTTCTACAAATCAAATATACAACCTGATTTGAAAACataattgaattgaattatttcataaaattcctCTATATCTAACTAATAATTGTCGTTGTGTTGTTTCAAAATCATAACCGAGGGATTTGCCCTACTGGCTGAAAATCAAAACATTATTTGGTaagtttacaattttaattatgtttgtaatatatatttgaaataaaatttcaattataacaTAATACCTAcctacatatataattttttgtctacAAAGTGTaactttgttaaaatttatttttatacctataaaatttaaatttatgattttgtaaTTATAGCAGATTTATCCAGTAGAATTGTATAGGGCCTTTAATGCTCtgttatattgtaaaatatatcAAGAACGTTTAATATAACTCTATGTAAAAAGTCATATAGAAAtgctaaaaaaccataaaagccgtttactaaatttaaaatgcaaagaatattcaaaaaatacatttagtAAAACCAAACTTGATGCGATTTGTAGTTTTGGAACTCATTTACATACCTAAATTATTCAAATCCCAATTATCAATATCAAatatcaattatttttatataatttataatggCTTGAATTgtcaacatatattttttatgaaaactcttcataccattttttattaattttacgtTATCAAAAAACGATAACGAACTGGCGGAAAGGTTTTAACTCCgaggaatatcgaaaaacggtttcgcataatattttttctcttaATAGGGGCGAACAAAGGCGTTATACAGTAATACTTGTATTACTGTATAACTTATTAACCTGAAGAGAGAGCGGAAAACAATTAAACAGATGTACTGTGTCATGAGGGCTTTGGAGGCAGGCAGGGCATCGGTTAAGAGTGCCTGGAACAATTCGTTCCTGGTAGCAGTTGAGAATACTGCTCCAACCGGCTCTTAACTGTTCAAATGTGGCACGAGTTTGCCTGGGTAACTGCCTCTCTCTGTCCGAAATCGCTGGAGGATGTTGATTTGAGACTTTATTGCACCTGTAGCCATTAATGCTTTCTGTGACCGCCGTTTGGTGCATTGCCTTCTGTGCGTTTATTATCGATAATCGACCCGATGTGTCGAGGGGGATCTTCCATCAAAATTTAATGGTTGAGATGGGATGGCTAATGACTTGCCACCAGATATTGTCTTGCCAACCTGAAAGACTGTATCTTGGTTTCCTCGTGCAAATGATCCACATTTGTCATCTTGACACATTATTTTGAGCAGTCTGCAATACTCGCCATTGGTTGTTATTGTAGCAacagtgattgctgagttgacagaccttggccgagtgaactcgggtcattccggtgcgtagaaccggctgtcgtggaaATGTTCGCCATTGGTCGTTGGGCTTGGTGCTCGGTCTGTGGAGTCAGACTTTTATCGACTGGGTCTGACTGGTTTACCAATGATATGCACATTATTTCTATCCCAAAAGGTAAAAACATCAAATATGGACTATAGGTCCCCTCTAGGAAATATCTAACCTTATTCTTCAtctactttaaaaaaaagtggacagatgtttggtacttttttaaaattccaaaattttggaggataaaccggttaaaaactatgttttattacatctcaaaaaataccaaacaatttaaggtgtaaaatttgtattatcatacagtatgtttttatataaactgacatagaaatatgaactTTTATGAACTGCCACTATAATACTAAaatgtattcgaataaaatatgtacCCTCTCAATGTGGAACAAAAAGTACCAGTAAGTTAGATTGGGCTAAATTCGAAAAAAGTTTTCGGTACTTTTGTAAAACATGATTTTCCTGATAAAATGAATACAGCCTTGAGTAGTTTGAGATATACAGTGAGCcccaaaagtgagtatacaccaaaaattatttgatttttttaagataatgagaATCCTAAAATgtattcatcgattaaaattttaatgtttaggtTTGTTgcagattgagttgaataatagattcggttgtgaaaaaaaaaatatttaagtcggactataatgattttcatgatcctaaaaaaatcaaaaaattcgcgaaagtttactcacttttgaggctgtgtatATCTTCGTGTGCcacaaaaaaatcatcataatgTAGTATGTATTTTGATATTTCAAACTTGACGATTACTAATatcttaaattatttaacatatGAAGATAAAATTTAGCTGAAGGTTTGAAGGTACaataaagagaaaacaaatacaacattttcgTTCATTGGGCGCcctttattgtaatttttcttaatctaatggtacttgAAATAGGTGGCCTAAAGGGGTAAAAATAGATCCCTCTGTTAacctttatatttaataaattaataaacatagaaatgtaattattaattCATTTGTCCAAGAACAATAATGAGGAAAAATCTTAttggtaattttttgaaattcgaattttcaaGGGTGTAAAATGGTATccttttttggtaattttttaataaatttattttttttcaataaaaggaccaacaaattttctaattttcatattaatgaaaatgttctaaaattatatttatacggAAGGGAAAAGGGACCCAAAAAAGGGGGATTTtcatttgatattatttattcaaattaatgggattgttattattatgttaatatttgtttgtggATTAGTAATCTAACAGCTAATCTTCAAAtatgtgatttaaaaaaattaaacttgaaTGTTCTCACTTGCTTTAAACTTTGGTTGAATTGCTCCGCTAATGAAGTACAGGTCTAAAAGCAAGCATtttatgaaattagacataCATAACTCAAAATGAATTAGAATCAATTAAGGGGGACTTAATGGTacttttcgatttttatattacaatgaattttttgattttattttccattcatTAACCACAGACTTATCTAATACACCTCGTACTTCCtatttctttgtaaaaaaaaaacaaatatgttcGCCTTCTTACGTCAAGATACGCTATAGACGAAAATAATTTGTAAGTTCTGAAGAACTATTTTCGgcgtttaaatatatttttcttttgttttgctctatatattgtttttttgttctttgtttgtttgtttttctttaacccACCTATTGGTTGTTTAATTGCTACCAAAAACAACTTGGCAACGCTGATTCATAAAGGAAATAATTTATTTCGTAAAGCGAAGAGGTGAATTAATTTATTCACAAGTTGCCtgtttcacttttttttgttttttgtttctttatgtACCTGAATGTATGCAGGTGAatgtaataattaaaacaaaaaaaaatatttataaactaatTCATTGtttattcataaataatttgccaacaagaaaaaaaacgaaatcGTTTTAAGAACATTGACCGATTAACACAATGAACGAAAAAGAATACAGCAGAAAAGcacaaaaataatagaaaactataaaaaaataatatttaaataaaagtgcaagttttgttaattgtttaaaatgagCATGAGATGTGTTTTTAGCAAATTTGCACTGAagagtgtgtgtttttttatattatttaggtTTATGATTAGCTGGCTGCTGGTAGCTTCAAgtgttggttggctggctggttaGCAAGATGCTTGGAATGATGTTTGGACTAATGTAcaattcaaaatatgtataaatatatttatgtattgtaCTATTATTAATCATTAAGTATGAGGcggaatgactgactgactgactattATGAAtgtttgaatgaatgaatgtatattttctgttggttggaatttttatttattaaagaccTTGaacgttttcaaaataaatatgtatatgaattgaaataaagaaaaactaaaaacaaaaataaacatacgaagaaatattaatgaaacggaaagcaaaatgaaaatgacaacaaataattttgaaaaataaaaaaaaatcaacaagcAATAGtaatatcattattattataataattatttcaacTAGATATACTCCTCCTTTTTTTAGATTGTTTGCATTTAAATTGAACTACGCCTACATACAATTGTTTTGCTAAACTTAAAAATGTCCGTTTGTTGAAATGTTTATtcagatttctttttttgttggtttttaacaaaattagcaattaaatatttttagaatataaTAATAGCtagcaaacaatttaaattatttttaatcagCAAGATTAATTGAGAAACAAAAATAGTTTGCACTGCCGCAATGATAACTACAATGCAAAGATTTGTTTGCAGCTCAATGTAAAAAAGCATTTTTGAGTTGCATCATGAATTCCTCCAGAAAAACCACAAGGTTTTGACCTTAGGTCCTCCAATTTAAACCATATTCTGTAATTACATATTCATTGGTGTCCTTagacattttcatttttattcttttaaatttagaaaaactgtCGATTttattctcaatttttttttaatccaaataaatttaactttttagtccTTTAAATGCACATTTCCAAAAgtccttttaaattaaaatgtattaaattgattaaacaaccaaattaaaagttcaactatttttaatattgagtgtatgacataaaaatgtgggatttgttaaaatatttatcttttatttgaagcaattgtacaaagtattggccattattagctatgacttttcccatctttcaagcaacatatagattccgagccaaaagaactgctcatattttgaggccaatatcGAATCATGCCAATATCAGATACTCTAATCCAAAGTGAAgcctatcccagagagagcgttctgtattGGTCCCAATAAATAGTAGTCGTACGGGGCATGGTCTTGACTTACAGTggatgaagcaaaacttcccaaccacttcataata
The nucleotide sequence above comes from Calliphora vicina chromosome 1, idCalVici1.1, whole genome shotgun sequence. Encoded proteins:
- the pins gene encoding G-protein-signaling modulator 2, whose amino-acid sequence is MSSLSASAENVSSGTVGGGSTAAGGVSGVDSNSQDGAGSSMCLELALEGERLCKAGDCRSGVAFFLAAIRATTDDLRTLSAIYSQLGNAYFYLGDYSKAMQYHKLDLTLARSMNDKLGEAKSSGNLGNTFKVMGRFDEAVMCCDRHLTLARQLGDKLSEGRALYNLGNVYHAKGKHMGQRNPGDFGEDVKEALSKAVEYYQENLKLMRELGDRGAQGRACGNLGNTYYLLGDFQAAIEHHQERLRIAREFGDKAAERRANSNLGNSHIFLGQFEEAADHYKRTLSLAIELGEREVEAQSCYSLGNTYTLLREFETAIDYHKRHFEIAKELGDRVGEARACWSLGNAYSAIGNHDKALQFAETHLHLAKELHDPVGESTARVNISDLRKLLGLPEGAPSPVDGDEHSSNTDLSQGSDAQSIDSENSQGRMIRVRRQSMEQLDLIKITPDGKRAQKQDAKVRPIKAQDDDFFELLSRSQSKRMDDQRCSIKINKNPIGPTNASVTAGSAATGATRKPLQQHNSIQTNSGFPINETSTTNGANCLPGLKSAAAANATSTKGPAAGNAAHPPLSRSATTTEQVDDAFLDMLMRCQSSRLEEQRSELPRSNLLIDAETQNRNRPSGGRGTTVPDEDFFSLIMKVQSGRMEDQRAAIPITRRDAPGGSSNNNNNNTNNNQSNK